The DNA segment CGGGCGTTCCGATCCACCTCCACGCCAACGAGACCAACGACGAGGTGACACCCATCGTCGAGGAACACGGCGTCCGCCCGCTCGAATACGCCCGCGAGCTGGGCCTGCTCGAACCCGGGGACTTCCTCGCCCACGGCGTCCACGTCGACGAGACGGAGATCTCCCTCCTGGCGGAGACGGGCGCCGGCGTGATCCACTGCCCCGCCTCGAACATGAAGCTCGCGAGCGGGATGGCGCCCGTTCAGGCCCTGCTCGACGCCGGCGTGACGGTCGGACTGGGCACCGACGGCGCCGCGTCGAACAACGACCTCTCTCTGTTAGACGAGGCGCGCGACGCGGCGATGATCGGCAAGCTCGCGGCCGACGACGCAGCCGCCGTCGCCGCCGCGGACGTCGTCGAGATGGCGACCGCCGGCAGCGCCGAAGCGATCGGCCTCCCGGCCGGTCGGCTGGAGACCGGTGCACCCGCCGACCTCGCCGTGATCGACCTCTCCGGGCCCCACCTGACGCCACACCACGACCTCGTGAGCCACCTGGCGTACGCCGCCGCGGCGAGCGACGTCAGACACACCGTCTGCGACGGACGGGTCCTCATGCGCGATCGCGATGTGCGGACGCTCGACGCCGATCGCGTCCGCGAGCGCGCGGCAGCCGAGGCAGCCGCGCTCGTCGAGCGCGCCGAGTCCTGACCATCGTACGGCGGACGCCGAACTGGGGTTCTCGGGCGACGTGAACGCCGCTCGTCTCGCCCACTGGTGATCGATCGCCGCCCGTTTCACCTGCTGGCCGCACCGAGTGTCGCTCGTCTCGCCTACTGGCGAATCGATCGCCGTCCGGGTCGGCTGCTGATGGATCGTCCGCATTCAGAGCCGTCGTTCGACCCCGCGATAGCGTGTCAGTCTCCCTCTATTGAACGTTCAGATTCCGTTATAAACGCTTTCGTCGTCTCTCGGACCGTCCTGTACGAGTTCAAACGGAACGAACTGCTTGGGGGCTTTATCCGGGACTCGCGAGTGTTATCGAGTGCAATGAATCGAATCAACGCACCCGTCGCTGCTGCGCTGGCGGCCCTGCTCGTCGTCGCCGCGTTGGCGCCGCTCGGCGTGGCTGCGGCGGCCGATGAGACGAACGAGCTGTCGGTCGCCGTCTCGGATACCGACGGCGACCCGGTCGTCCACGTGACGGCGAACGGGAGCGCGGTCGAGAACGCTTCCGTGAACGTCACGCTCGCGGACGACTCGGACGATGACGACGCGGACGACAACGAATCCGACGAAGACAACGAATCGGACGACGAAGGGTACGCGGGCGTCGGTACCTACGAGACCGACGCGAACGGGACTGTCGCCCTGCCCGCGCCGGAGTCGGACGTGACGATCGCCGTCACGGCCACCGCTGACAACGCGTCCGCGTCGACGACGGTCGAACTCGACGCCGACGACGAGGCGACTGACGTCGGCTTCGGCCAGATCCTGTCGCAGTTCATCCAGGAGAACAAGGACGAAGCCGACGGCCCGTTCGGGCTCATCGTCTCCCAGTTCGTCCACGACAACAACCCCGGTAACGCGCCCGACCACGCCGGTCCGCCGGACCACGCAGGCGGCAATCAGAGCAGCCAGGGTCCGCCGGACCACGTCGATGACGACGATGGCGACGATGACGGCGACGACGAGGGCGGCCCACCGGGTCACGGAGGATCGCCGGGTGACGACGGCGACGCTGACGACGAAGACGAGTAACGAGCGACGACAGTACACCCTGCCGACTAGCATCACAGTCCACGCTCCGCGCGCATCCTGTTGCAGGCACCCCCACTACCGATCCCGGTCCCACCGGATCGAACGCGCGCGTTTTCCCCATTCGTCGACTCAATAGCAGCGGCCGGCGTACGGGCCGCTTTCCGGCACCGTTCGGAGGAGCGATGCTGCCTATCCGGTCGGCCGATCGTCCATCGCTGTCGACGTAGTCCCGGGAGTAGCGACGACGAATGAGAAGGTATAGTATTACTATATGGATAGTAGTATTATGGCACGTGGTCCACTACTACTGGGTCCGATGGGCAGTATCGATATTCTCATTCAGCTACTCGCGGTAGGGGTTTACTTCGGATTCATATTTGCAGGTGTCTGGATTTACGATACATATATCAAGCGGAGATAAACTCAAATCGGTGAATACTGGTATTGCTTCGTCGGTTGCCGTTGCAGGAGACCGACACAGTAGCGCGTGATGGTACGACGGCGCTGTTACGGGAAGGGTTCGAAGGTGCGGGCCAGTTGCAGTTTCTGAAGGCCGAAACCGTCCGCCTCGCCGGTTCGAACGTCACCGGTTAACTGGGGGTGCCGAACGGGAAGCACATCGTGAGGTTGTACGGTAGTCGAATCACCGGCTGTGGCGCCCGTCGCGAATCGTTACTGCCGGCGGAGTGCCACTCCGAGAACGACGAGCGCGACGAGCGCGGCGACCGGTGTGAAGCCGGGGATGCCGTCACCGCCGTCGGAACCGTCGCCGGCCGGCGTGGACTCGGATTCGTTCTCGTCGGTCTCCGCCGGCGATTCCGCCGACGCCTCCTCGACGGTGACCGTCCCGACGGCCTCGCCGTTGACGCTGACCTCGTAGGTGCCAGGTTCGTCGATGGCGTGTTCGAGCCTCGCCTCGACGCGTTCGCCGGCCGGGACGGAGACCGTCCTCGTCCCGACTACCGATCCGTCGAGTGCGAGTTCGAGCGTGCGGTCGCCGGCGGCGTCACCGGTGTTCGCGACGACTGCGGTGACCGCGATCGAGTTCCCGGCGTCGATCTCCGGCGTGTCGAGGCTCGTCTCTCGGACCGAAAGCGACGGTTCCGGGTCGGATTCCGGCGGTGGCGGCGGCAAGCCGGGACCGCCCGAGTCGTCGGCGGTGACGGTGAGGTTGAGCGTCGTTCCGTTTCGGTTCCCGGCGGTATCGGTGACGGCCACGGAGAGCGTGTGGTTGCCAGTGGTCTCGGGCGCTTCGACCGTCGCAGTCCAGTTCCCGTCCGCCTCTCGGAGGGCTGTCTCGTTCGTCTTGACGGCGTGGACGCCGCTTTGGTCATCGGCCACCTCGACGGTGAGCGTGAACGCCTCACCGGGCGTCAGATCCCCTCGCTTCGACGCCGTCGCGTTCACTATCGTCGGCGATCCTCGGTCGATTCCGACCGTCGCGTTCGCGGTCGGTTCCGTGTTGTCGAGCCGATCGACACTGTGGTACGCCAGCTCGTGAGTGCCGTTCGCCGTGAGCGACACCGGTCCGGTGTACGGGTCGAACGCGCCCCCATCTCTGCGAAGGACGGTCGTCTCGACGCCGGTCGTCGCGTCCGTCGCGTCGAGGGTGACTTCGACCGATCGGTTCGTCCAGCCGTCGGTCAGTGTCCGGTTCGTCGAGAGCGTCGTCTCGGGTGCCTCGCGGTCGATCCCAACGGTCGTGTTCGTGATGGACGCTGCGTTACCGACTTCGTCGGTGCTGAAGTACGAGATGATGTGCGTTCCGCTCTTCGCCAGGGTGATCGGTTCACTGTAGGTGCTGAAAGGCTGCCCATCGACGCTGACGAGGGTCTCGGTGACGTTCGATGTCGAATCAGTCGCATCAAGGCTGACCGCGACCGACCCGTTGGTCCAGCCGTCGGTCAGCGTGCGGTTCGTAGAGAGCGTTGTCTCAGGTGCCCCGCGGTCGATACCGATAGTCGTGTTCGTTACCGCCTCCGTGTTCTGGAGTTCGTCGGTGCTGTAGTACGAGATTTCGTGAGTCCCGTTCGCCGACAGGGTGATCGGACCGCTGTACGTGGTGTCTGGACCACCGTCGACACTGACGACCGTCGTCTCGACGCCGGTCGTCGCGTCCGTCGCCTGGAGGGTGACTTCGACCGATCGGTTCGTCCAGCCGTCGGTTAGTGTCCGGTTCGTCGAGAGCGTCGTCTCGGGCGGCGTCGTGTCGACGGTGATCGATCGATTGCTGTCGGTCGACGTATCGTCGTCCCCATCGCGCACGTACGTCGTGAGCGTGTGCGTGCCGTCGGTCAGCGTCCGGTTCGTCTCGAACTGACCGGCGCCGTCGGAGGTCGTCCCGTCGCACCCGAGCGCCTGGAACTGACCATCGTCGACCGAGAGGTACGCCCGGTAGGATGCATCGTACGGACTCGACCCCTCGATCGTGATCGGTACGGTGCTCTGGTTGAAGCGCTCGGTCGAGTTAGAAA comes from the Halovivax cerinus genome and includes:
- a CDS encoding OmpL47-type beta-barrel domain-containing protein, with the translated sequence MRRSRVWAGILVTILLVSIVGTLSAPAPLAQSSPHTAGSGAQTLPQACQNASASLTKPNQTSGTFFYPWYGDDAHWSDQDHDPPDTWYANYTPDLVPGYQPEIELYNSTNRSVKRWQFEKMRQANIEVAISSWWGPGSRTDENFDTIVDEIMPSATNPHRNLKWAMYYEKEGPGYNSSDDFDDPPVDEIVDDIEYIKANYADSPYYYTINGSPVVYVYGEITDDGDLQEGENTTYPERWRRVKNQTDVHVVLKVNGDMAATEPGIDGWHQYAPANRLGTQPDSGYVSPGFTKPHPEDAPFLERNATEYETAINDLVDYDLSHLLVQTWNEYHEGTQIEPAQRVHHNDSGTFTPRNASYNDTYVDITGEAFADVVPAGLTAEISNSTERFNQSTVPITIEGSSPYDASYRAYLSVDDGQFQALGCDGTTSDGAGQFETNRTLTDGTHTLTTYVRDGDDDTSTDSNRSITVDTTPPETTLSTNRTLTDGWTNRSVEVTLQATDATTGVETTVVSVDGGPDTTYSGPITLSANGTHEISYYSTDELQNTEAVTNTTIGIDRGAPETTLSTNRTLTDGWTNGSVAVSLDATDSTSNVTETLVSVDGQPFSTYSEPITLAKSGTHIISYFSTDEVGNAASITNTTVGIDREAPETTLSTNRTLTDGWTNRSVEVTLDATDATTGVETTVLRRDGGAFDPYTGPVSLTANGTHELAYHSVDRLDNTEPTANATVGIDRGSPTIVNATASKRGDLTPGEAFTLTVEVADDQSGVHAVKTNETALREADGNWTATVEAPETTGNHTLSVAVTDTAGNRNGTTLNLTVTADDSGGPGLPPPPPESDPEPSLSVRETSLDTPEIDAGNSIAVTAVVANTGDAAGDRTLELALDGSVVGTRTVSVPAGERVEARLEHAIDEPGTYEVSVNGEAVGTVTVEEASAESPAETDENESESTPAGDGSDGGDGIPGFTPVAALVALVVLGVALRRQ
- a CDS encoding amidohydrolase; the protein is MSTLALTGGRVLRPDLTVDRADVLVDQETGEIGAIGPDLGDDADTVLDATDALVTPGFVNGHCHVAMTLLRGYADDKPLDAWLSEDIWPAEAELTPEAIEAGAELGLLEMVRAGITGFADMYFEMDRVADAVDRAGVRARLGHGVISVGKDHEDAREDAETGLEFARAFDGAADGRVRTAFMPHSLTTVSEAIYEEFVPKARDAGVPIHLHANETNDEVTPIVEEHGVRPLEYARELGLLEPGDFLAHGVHVDETEISLLAETGAGVIHCPASNMKLASGMAPVQALLDAGVTVGLGTDGAASNNDLSLLDEARDAAMIGKLAADDAAAVAAADVVEMATAGSAEAIGLPAGRLETGAPADLAVIDLSGPHLTPHHDLVSHLAYAAAASDVRHTVCDGRVLMRDRDVRTLDADRVRERAAAEAAALVERAES